The segment GTGGAGGGGGTGAGCGGCTTGCTCGCGATATCGGCGCCCGCCGAAAAGCTGCTCTGGGTGCCCTCGCTCGGGCGATTGCGCTGGGGCAATGGCACGCAGGCGCGGCTGTTTTCCGCCGCCGAGCCCGAGGGGCTGCGCGGCCCCGAACATCATTTCGCCTGGGCGGACGAGGTGGCCAAATGGACTGATGCCGAAAAGCCATGGGACAATCTGATGATGACATTGCGGCTGGGGGTGAAGCCGCAGACGCTGGCGACGACGACGCCGCGCCCGGTGCCGCTGATCCGCCGCCTGCTGAAGGAAAAGGGCGTGACGCTGAGCCGGGGGCGCACCGACGACAACCGCGCCAACCTGTCCCAATCCTATCTGGCGGGGATGGCGGCGCTGTACGGCGGCACGCGGCTGGGGCGGCAGGAGCTGGACGGCGAATTGATCGACGATATGCCCGGCGCGCTGTGGAGCCGTGCGCTGATCGAACGGCAGCGATGCGCGGGGGATGACAATCAGTGGACGCGCGTGGTGGTGGGCGTGGACCCGCCGGCGGGACGCTGCGCGCAAGATGCGGGCGGCGGCGATGCCTGCGGGATCGTCGCGGTGGCGTTGGACGGCGCGGGGTGCGGCCATGTGATCGAGGATGGGAGCGTGGCGGCGACGAGCCCTGAAGGCTGGGCGCGCGCGGTGGCCGAATGCGCCCAGCGCCACG is part of the Sphingomonas sp. C3-2 genome and harbors:
- a CDS encoding DNA-packaging protein: MRDDPRSLAERVQADGNGAVLLDRAGLAAAGLERCWDFWARPAQTAPEGDWRIWLILAGRGFGKTRAGAEWVRRKAREHPGCRIALIGATMAEARQVMVEGVSGLLAISAPAEKLLWVPSLGRLRWGNGTQARLFSAAEPEGLRGPEHHFAWADEVAKWTDAEKPWDNLMMTLRLGVKPQTLATTTPRPVPLIRRLLKEKGVTLSRGRTDDNRANLSQSYLAGMAALYGGTRLGRQELDGELIDDMPGALWSRALIERQRCAGDDNQWTRVVVGVDPPAGRCAQDAGGGDACGIVAVALDGAGCGHVIEDGSVAATSPEGWARAVAECAQRHGADRVVAEANNGGAMVRSVLLAAGSGLPVKLVHASRGKSARAEPVAALYEAGRAFHDGAFPALEDQMCGLVLGGGYEGPGRSPDRADALVWAFSELMLGAQRVPRVRGL